Proteins encoded together in one Candidatus Methylomirabilis limnetica window:
- a CDS encoding methyltransferase domain-containing protein, protein MVTTWLPLPRLQGAAELLDRPDNSDKEIRENLRDLERLNRYFGGVRAVLLHLGRMVGERSHRSLTILDIATGGADIPRAICRWARKRKLAVAIEAVDRGDQVLAAATEWSRDFPEIRLRGVQAPHLPYPDHSFDYVIASLFFHHLNEAEGILLLREMARVARRGLLVNDLLRSRLACRLTAITTRLLSGNRLTRHDGPMSVLRGFRPQELRRMATKAGLANVRLSHHLWFRIALTKEIAT, encoded by the coding sequence ATGGTGACTACCTGGCTGCCCCTCCCTCGTCTCCAAGGGGCGGCGGAGCTGCTGGACCGCCCCGACAACTCTGATAAGGAGATCCGCGAGAACCTGCGCGACCTGGAGCGGCTGAACCGATACTTCGGCGGTGTGCGCGCGGTACTTTTGCACCTCGGCCGAATGGTAGGCGAGCGTTCACATAGATCCCTCACGATTCTGGACATCGCGACCGGCGGGGCCGATATCCCGCGAGCCATCTGCCGTTGGGCCAGGAAGCGCAAGCTTGCCGTCGCCATCGAAGCAGTAGACAGGGGCGACCAGGTTCTGGCTGCTGCGACCGAATGGTCGAGGGACTTCCCGGAGATCCGACTGCGGGGGGTGCAAGCCCCGCACTTGCCCTACCCTGACCACAGCTTCGACTATGTCATCGCCTCTCTCTTCTTTCACCACCTGAACGAGGCGGAGGGGATCCTCCTGCTGAGGGAGATGGCGCGGGTTGCTCGACGCGGGTTACTGGTCAATGACCTGCTGCGCAGCCGACTCGCCTGTCGGCTCACTGCGATTACCACACGGCTGCTGTCCGGCAATCGTCTGACGCGCCACGACGGCCCGATGTCTGTCCTTCGGGGTTTCAGACCCCAGGAGCTGCGTCGCATGGCGACCAAGGCTGGTCTTGCCAATGTGCGGCTAAGCCACCATCTATGGTTCCGCATCGCCCTCACCAAAGAGATCGCAACGTAG
- a CDS encoding DUF433 domain-containing protein codes for MATAIDIGALIIRTPEVRGGRPRVAGTGVTVRRIVGWYKLGLSPEEIVAEIPHLTLAQVYAALAYYHANREEVEANITAEEVEAERLEREHFLSRKAS; via the coding sequence ATGGCAACTGCAATTGACATCGGGGCACTCATTATTAGGACACCGGAGGTGCGTGGGGGACGCCCACGGGTCGCCGGAACTGGAGTCACGGTAAGACGCATTGTGGGCTGGTACAAGCTGGGCCTGAGTCCAGAAGAAATTGTTGCCGAGATTCCTCACCTGACGCTAGCTCAGGTTTACGCAGCGCTGGCTTACTATCACGCCAACCGGGAAGAGGTTGAAGCCAACATCACCGCAGAAGAGGTGGAGGCTGAGCGACTTGAGCGGGAGCACTTTCTCTCCCGCAAGGCTTCATGA
- a CDS encoding Uma2 family endonuclease gives MATKALQGKRVWTYNELLAEKTETNQPTELWEGDLVMTPSPVAQHQRISFRVARLLAQFVSIPQLGEVLLAPLDVVLTPRRVVQPDIVYVSHARQEIIQDQIRGAPDLIVEVVSPGTWRRDHVEKKALYEQCGVGEYWIVDWEGGTIEVFALEQGSYRLIGRFGHGERARSSVLVGFEIQVDEVLA, from the coding sequence ATGGCGACAAAGGCTTTACAGGGAAAGCGAGTGTGGACGTACAACGAACTGCTCGCTGAGAAGACTGAGACGAATCAACCGACCGAACTATGGGAAGGAGATCTCGTCATGACGCCTTCGCCGGTTGCACAGCACCAGAGAATCTCTTTCCGTGTGGCTCGCCTGCTGGCTCAATTTGTGTCCATACCTCAATTGGGTGAAGTCTTACTTGCGCCTTTGGATGTCGTCCTGACACCACGGCGGGTCGTGCAACCCGATATCGTCTATGTCTCACATGCCAGACAAGAGATCATTCAGGACCAGATTCGCGGAGCACCTGATCTGATCGTTGAAGTCGTCTCGCCAGGGACGTGGCGACGAGACCATGTTGAGAAAAAGGCGCTGTATGAGCAATGCGGCGTGGGCGAATATTGGATCGTAGATTGGGAGGGGGGAACGATAGAGGTGTTTGCCTTAGAGCAAGGGAGTTATCGTCTGATTGGGCGCTTCGGCCATGGGGAAAGAGCTCGATCGTCGGTCTTGGTGGGGTTTGAGATCCAGGTGGATGAGGTGCTCGCCTAG
- a CDS encoding PIN domain-containing protein → MKRPLVFLDADVLFAGVAAPTEQGASHVVLRLGEITLIECVTSTQVVTEVERNFEKKLPSKLPELRLIISRSLRVVPDPEPHELPPYKGQADPKDLPILIAALTHGCRYLLTFNIRHYEPATSEILVQRPGDFLATIRTLLVQLAAGTEKT, encoded by the coding sequence ATGAAGAGGCCGCTTGTCTTTCTCGACGCGGACGTCCTCTTTGCCGGAGTTGCCGCGCCGACAGAGCAGGGCGCCAGTCACGTCGTCCTTAGATTAGGAGAGATCACCCTTATCGAATGTGTCACCTCCACCCAGGTGGTCACGGAAGTTGAACGCAACTTCGAAAAGAAGTTGCCCAGCAAGCTGCCCGAACTCCGACTGATTATCAGTCGCAGCCTCCGGGTCGTACCTGATCCGGAACCTCACGAACTGCCCCCTTACAAAGGGCAGGCTGATCCCAAGGACCTGCCGATCCTGATCGCGGCTCTCACGCATGGCTGTCGCTATCTGCTCACGTTCAATATCCGCCATTACGAACCCGCCACATCCGAGATCTTAGTCCAACGTCCGGGTGATTTCCTGGCAACCATTCGGACCCTCCTAGTTCAACTGGCAGCAGGGACCGAAAAGACGTAG
- the gcvT gene encoding glycine cleavage system aminomethyltransferase GcvT: MSAATGPFKRTPLFDVHRQLDARMIPFGGWEMPVQYAGIIEEHRVVRERAGLFDVSHMGEIEIAGPGALEAVQHLTPNDASRLSVGEVQYSALTTPEGTFVDDITVYKYADDRYRLTVNAANIEKDVAWISEHLVSDVEVKNTSDDVAILAIQGPRAQEILQKLTSVELGTLRYFRFVEGQVVGIDCCISRTGYTGEDGFELYIPPQYAVTLWHALVDAGTPMGLQPCGLGARDTLRLEAKMALYGQDIDDQHTVLEADLGWIVKLEKGEFIGREALARQKADGISRKLVGFEMLGRGIARPHYAMVKGSKPIGEVTSGGPAPSLGKNIGLGYVAVQYAAIGTEFDIVIRGQTVAARVVRTPFYKRVRS, from the coding sequence ATGAGCGCAGCGACTGGACCCTTCAAGCGTACCCCACTGTTCGATGTGCACCGCCAGCTCGATGCCAGGATGATTCCCTTTGGCGGCTGGGAGATGCCGGTGCAGTATGCCGGGATTATAGAGGAGCACCGTGTCGTCAGGGAGCGGGCGGGCTTGTTCGATGTGTCGCATATGGGGGAGATCGAGATTGCGGGACCCGGTGCCCTGGAAGCGGTTCAGCACCTCACCCCGAATGATGCGTCACGACTTTCTGTCGGAGAGGTACAATATTCTGCGCTCACCACCCCAGAGGGGACATTCGTGGATGACATCACCGTATATAAATATGCGGATGACCGCTACCGTTTGACGGTGAACGCCGCGAATATCGAGAAGGATGTTGCCTGGATCAGCGAGCACTTGGTATCAGACGTCGAGGTCAAGAATACCAGCGATGACGTGGCCATCCTGGCCATCCAGGGACCCAGGGCGCAGGAGATCCTGCAGAAACTGACCTCCGTGGAGTTGGGAACGCTGAGGTACTTCCGATTTGTCGAAGGGCAAGTGGTTGGCATCGACTGCTGTATCTCCCGGACAGGTTACACCGGGGAGGACGGCTTCGAGCTTTACATCCCTCCGCAGTATGCGGTTACTCTCTGGCATGCTCTTGTCGATGCTGGGACACCGATGGGCCTGCAACCCTGCGGACTTGGCGCCCGCGACACCTTACGCCTCGAGGCCAAGATGGCCCTATACGGTCAGGACATCGATGACCAGCACACCGTCCTGGAGGCGGATCTTGGCTGGATCGTCAAGCTGGAGAAGGGGGAGTTCATCGGCCGCGAGGCCCTTGCTCGGCAGAAGGCGGATGGGATCAGTCGAAAACTGGTAGGGTTCGAGATGCTTGGTCGAGGAATCGCCCGCCCCCACTATGCGATGGTCAAGGGCAGTAAGCCGATTGGTGAGGTGACCAGCGGCGGCCCCGCGCCCTCACTCGGGAAGAACATCGGGCTGGGCTATGTGGCGGTACAGTACGCGGCTATCGGAACCGAGTTTGACATTGTGATCCGGGGCCAGACTGTAGCCGCGAGGGTTGTTCGAACTCCTTTCTACAAGCGAGTGCGGAGTTGA
- a CDS encoding YceI family protein, giving the protein MVPHRPHQRDRNVGRFLPGICLLGWLLIPQSVLLACELTPKPESGHHLAYVLDPRESTIRFDADARLHTFTGVVGQLSGRVRLLSAPLASKAAGCVEIEASSLTTGIAMRDNKMGRSHLHTDRFPTILFTLSGVDLVEPKSGGHYTATLRGSLMLHGVTALLLIPTKVVLTEQRLVVEGAVPLRLSTFQIPIPSLLFIPMKDEVMVSFKVVAVPE; this is encoded by the coding sequence ATGGTTCCGCATCGCCCTCACCAAAGAGATCGCAACGTAGGGCGGTTCCTCCCCGGCATCTGCTTGCTGGGCTGGCTGCTCATTCCTCAGTCGGTCCTGCTCGCCTGCGAACTGACGCCAAAACCAGAGTCCGGCCATCATCTGGCTTACGTCCTGGACCCGCGCGAAAGCACGATCCGTTTCGACGCCGACGCCAGGTTACACACATTCACCGGAGTTGTCGGCCAACTGTCCGGTCGCGTGCGCCTGCTCAGCGCCCCTCTCGCGAGCAAGGCGGCAGGATGTGTGGAGATCGAGGCCAGTAGTCTCACCACCGGAATTGCGATGCGAGACAACAAGATGGGGAGGAGCCACCTGCATACCGATCGCTTTCCGACAATCCTCTTCACCCTAAGCGGCGTGGACCTGGTAGAGCCCAAGAGCGGCGGCCACTACACCGCCACTCTTCGAGGCTCCCTGATGCTACACGGGGTGACCGCACTGCTGCTGATCCCGACCAAGGTCGTACTCACCGAGCAGAGGCTCGTGGTCGAAGGGGCGGTCCCTCTGCGCCTCTCCACCTTCCAGATCCCTATCCCCTCGCTACTGTTTATCCCGATGAAGGATGAGGTGATGGTGAGCTTCAAGGTGGTGGCGGTCCCCGAGTAG
- a CDS encoding class I SAM-dependent methyltransferase yields the protein MANRRRETRREAELSYLQTSNRRCILKMARTEFCKGKRKFSKHMLTPNTYTNDFKYFKEKYAESMERMFAAVSDLYAEHWNDYFHPALFKDENESWESAFRNTHKKYLEALRIKDVRKVLELACGRGGVTDVLAENTSGEVLGIDISRSQLSHTNRFKRPNLRFKHHDIMKVDELGEMFDAILLMDADCYLPDKRLAVEKIAKVMNPGARFLLLGWCKQDGLNSMQEELVLHPFMKYWAIPSLETPENYKKYFDQNDFRIIEITDLNNQVKRNWEFGYEAALKSIKKLSFKDLPRLIWTGMKLGSDGIGIIKEQFPAAIYIKVGYDVGFLRYTYFLVEKK from the coding sequence ATGGCCAATAGGCGGCGAGAGACGCGCCGCGAAGCAGAGCTTTCTTATTTACAAACTTCCAATCGGCGATGTATTCTGAAAATGGCTCGAACGGAATTCTGTAAGGGCAAAAGGAAATTTTCTAAACATATGCTTACGCCAAACACTTACACAAATGATTTTAAGTATTTTAAGGAGAAATACGCCGAAAGTATGGAACGTATGTTTGCGGCGGTCAGCGATCTTTATGCGGAGCACTGGAATGATTATTTTCATCCCGCACTGTTCAAGGATGAAAATGAAAGTTGGGAATCGGCTTTCAGAAATACTCACAAAAAATATTTAGAAGCTCTGCGGATTAAAGATGTGCGTAAGGTGCTCGAACTGGCTTGTGGGAGAGGCGGTGTTACCGACGTTCTAGCTGAAAATACTTCTGGTGAAGTTTTGGGGATCGATATTTCCCGTTCACAACTTTCACATACCAACAGATTTAAGCGGCCCAATTTACGTTTCAAGCACCACGACATCATGAAAGTTGATGAACTCGGAGAAATGTTTGACGCGATTTTGCTCATGGACGCCGATTGCTATTTACCGGATAAAAGATTAGCTGTGGAAAAAATCGCAAAAGTCATGAATCCTGGAGCTCGTTTCCTCCTGCTTGGATGGTGCAAGCAGGATGGGCTAAACTCAATGCAGGAAGAACTTGTGTTGCATCCTTTTATGAAGTACTGGGCCATACCCAGCCTTGAGACGCCAGAGAATTATAAGAAATATTTTGATCAAAACGATTTCAGAATAATTGAGATTACGGACCTCAATAATCAAGTCAAGCGAAACTGGGAATTCGGTTACGAGGCAGCATTGAAGAGTATTAAGAAGCTTTCATTCAAAGATCTTCCACGCCTCATCTGGACAGGAATGAAGTTAGGGAGCGACGGTATTGGGATTATTAAAGAGCAATTTCCGGCAGCTATCTACATCAAGGTCGGCTATGACGTAGGTTTTCTTCGCTACACCTACTTCCTGGTAGAGAAGAAATAA
- a CDS encoding AbrB/MazE/SpoVT family DNA-binding domain-containing protein, whose protein sequence is MDITLQVRQRGALTLPANLRERYKIKPGDTYRVLDLDGILVLTPMVPMVPELAREIERARIEAGLSVEDLLAALREQRTRYAQEKYGRKRR, encoded by the coding sequence ATGGATATCACGCTACAAGTGCGGCAGAGGGGCGCGCTCACGCTCCCCGCCAACCTGCGGGAGCGCTACAAGATCAAACCCGGCGATACGTATCGGGTCTTGGACCTGGACGGCATCCTGGTCCTCACACCCATGGTGCCCATGGTGCCTGAACTGGCCCGCGAGATAGAGCGCGCCCGCATCGAGGCGGGGTTAAGTGTTGAGGACCTGCTGGCGGCCCTGCGAGAGCAGCGTACGCGATACGCGCAAGAGAAGTATGGCCGAAAACGTCGATGA
- a CDS encoding transposase yields the protein MARKPRAYCPGALYHVICRGNQGQRSVSDDADRGRYLELLQETRLRFDFRLYAYVLMGNHVHHLIEVGPIPLFKIMQNLLFRYTRCWNQRYRKMGHLFQGRHKAILCEKESYLLELVRYIHLNPVRTRLVRDPSRYAWSSHGTYVRGNGSGWIRGRGRSASVGEAVPYR from the coding sequence ATGGCACGAAAACCGCGAGCGTATTGTCCAGGCGCGCTTTATCATGTGATCTGCCGGGGCAATCAAGGCCAACGAAGCGTTTCGGATGACGCCGACCGAGGGCGATATCTGGAGTTGCTTCAAGAAACCCGACTGCGGTTTGACTTTCGCCTGTATGCCTATGTTCTGATGGGCAATCACGTCCACCACCTGATCGAAGTCGGTCCAATCCCGTTGTTCAAAATCATGCAAAATCTTCTCTTCCGTTACACGCGGTGCTGGAACCAGCGATACCGGAAGATGGGACATCTTTTCCAAGGTCGGCACAAAGCGATCCTATGCGAGAAGGAAAGCTATTTGCTGGAGTTGGTCCGATACATTCATCTCAATCCGGTGCGGACCCGACTCGTCCGAGATCCGAGCCGATACGCCTGGAGTAGCCACGGGACTTATGTCCGAGGGAATGGCTCTGGATGGATTCGAGGTCGAGGACGTTCTGCCTCGGTGGGGGAAGCGGTGCCTTACCGATAG
- a CDS encoding NAD(P)/FAD-dependent oxidoreductase: protein MIQIPVIVVGAGPAGSVLAGLLAQRGVETLLLDKATFPREKLCGDYLSPGTVRLLDQLDLLDLVRSAGARRLWGMTVTSPDGTTFTAKFPAITEINGTSPFALSIPRAILDTLLLKWARGFGTRCVEGLRVIDLIWENGRVSGVTGIGPTGQETYRGQIVVGADGRDSVVARRLGLHQPHPTLRRMALVAYYEGARCNVPLRDHGMISVGDRSYCILNPIGERLVNAIIVVDQGIVQNWKGQLDELFDGTLQTFPLALRTLRDARRRGSVRCLGPLAFRSSRSAKAGALLIGDAVGFYDPFTGEGVGHALYSAKLASHTIASALAEGDGGLTEAHLKRFDDEQRKTLTSRKRLGAALQAVIRHPIAANTVTRLLRRRQPLADLVLGVVGDLLPPRTLLSIKTLRQFLL from the coding sequence ATGATACAGATACCGGTGATTGTTGTGGGCGCCGGTCCGGCCGGCTCGGTCCTAGCCGGTCTTCTGGCTCAGCGCGGGGTTGAGACGCTCCTACTCGACAAGGCGACCTTCCCACGCGAGAAGCTCTGCGGCGACTATCTCAGCCCGGGGACCGTCAGGCTCCTCGACCAACTCGACCTACTCGACCTCGTGCGTTCGGCCGGGGCACGGCGCCTGTGGGGAATGACGGTCACCTCCCCGGACGGTACGACCTTCACGGCCAAGTTTCCCGCCATCACCGAGATCAATGGGACCTCCCCTTTTGCGCTTTCCATCCCCAGGGCCATCCTTGACACCCTGTTGCTGAAATGGGCTCGAGGTTTCGGGACGAGATGCGTCGAAGGATTGCGCGTGATCGATCTGATCTGGGAAAATGGGCGCGTTAGCGGCGTCACGGGGATTGGACCGACGGGCCAGGAGACGTATCGTGGGCAGATCGTGGTGGGAGCGGATGGACGAGACTCAGTGGTGGCCCGACGGCTCGGCCTTCACCAGCCCCATCCAACACTGCGTCGGATGGCGCTGGTCGCCTACTACGAGGGGGCACGTTGCAACGTGCCCCTACGGGATCACGGGATGATCTCGGTCGGCGATCGATCGTACTGCATCCTCAATCCGATCGGCGAGCGGCTGGTCAACGCGATCATCGTGGTGGACCAAGGGATCGTGCAAAACTGGAAAGGGCAACTCGACGAGCTGTTCGATGGCACACTGCAGACGTTTCCGCTCGCGCTCCGCACGCTCCGTGATGCGCGCCGACGTGGGTCGGTCCGATGCCTCGGCCCCTTAGCGTTTCGATCGAGTCGCAGCGCCAAGGCCGGCGCGCTGCTGATTGGAGACGCAGTCGGCTTCTACGACCCCTTTACCGGCGAAGGGGTAGGTCACGCCCTCTACAGCGCGAAGCTTGCGTCCCATACGATCGCCTCGGCTCTTGCCGAGGGTGACGGAGGCCTCACGGAGGCTCACCTCAAGCGGTTTGACGATGAACAGCGCAAGACCTTGACTAGCAGGAAGCGCCTGGGCGCCGCACTGCAGGCCGTCATCCGTCATCCCATCGCGGCCAATACTGTCACGCGACTACTCCGGAGACGTCAACCCCTTGCGGACCTGGTGCTAGGCGTAGTCGGTGATCTGCTCCCACCCCGCACACTCCTGTCCATTAAAACCCTGAGGCAGTTTCTCCTTTAA
- a CDS encoding type III polyketide synthase yields the protein MPNPRIVALGTANPTTSFSQEEILALTPYTDERRRGFFIHSGIEHRHMYLDKAAFHPTETTDELNARYLKGSVEIGCLAIQRALDQAGCSAQEIDFIATTTCTGRRCPNIDAHFVREFRMKEGVQRVHVGDMGCASAMIALQQAYNHLQAFPDHRALVVSAEICSATYYFDDSLETAVANAIFADGAAAALLASDRGGIEVMGHMSLVRSEYLELMGFTYPDGRPRILLSKEVRGIGSTMIKGLTERMLDRYHLKQEEIRFWVLHSAGRGVLERAQREVGLSDADLRFSRQVLRQFGNMSSATVLFVLNELVNSGQASPGDLGVMIALGPGFCAEGALLRW from the coding sequence ATGCCCAACCCCAGGATCGTCGCGCTCGGAACCGCCAATCCGACAACGTCCTTCTCCCAGGAAGAGATTCTAGCCCTAACGCCCTACACCGATGAGCGACGGCGGGGCTTCTTCATCCACAGCGGTATCGAACACCGGCATATGTATCTGGATAAGGCCGCCTTCCACCCCACTGAGACCACGGACGAACTCAACGCCCGATACCTCAAGGGAAGCGTCGAGATTGGCTGCCTGGCGATCCAGCGGGCACTGGACCAGGCCGGGTGCTCCGCCCAGGAGATCGACTTCATCGCGACCACCACGTGTACCGGCCGACGGTGTCCCAACATCGACGCCCATTTCGTCCGGGAATTCAGGATGAAGGAGGGGGTTCAACGGGTGCATGTGGGAGATATGGGCTGCGCCAGCGCGATGATTGCGCTGCAGCAGGCCTACAACCATCTACAGGCCTTTCCCGATCATCGGGCGCTGGTCGTTTCCGCGGAGATCTGTTCCGCGACCTATTACTTCGATGACTCACTCGAGACCGCAGTGGCTAATGCGATCTTTGCCGACGGGGCCGCTGCAGCCCTCCTGGCATCCGATAGGGGTGGGATAGAAGTGATGGGTCACATGAGCCTGGTCCGTTCGGAGTACCTGGAATTGATGGGGTTCACCTACCCGGACGGACGACCCCGCATCCTGTTGTCCAAGGAGGTCCGGGGGATTGGTAGCACCATGATCAAGGGACTGACAGAGAGGATGCTCGATCGCTATCATCTCAAGCAGGAGGAGATTCGCTTCTGGGTCCTGCACTCCGCCGGCAGAGGGGTTCTTGAACGGGCACAGCGAGAGGTTGGGCTCAGTGACGCTGATCTCCGCTTCTCCCGCCAGGTGCTTCGGCAATTCGGGAATATGTCGTCGGCCACCGTGCTGTTCGTCCTCAACGAGCTCGTCAATTCCGGACAGGCATCCCCAGGCGACCTGGGCGTGATGATTGCGCTAGGGCCCGGCTTCTGCGCAGAGGGAGCGCTGCTGCGATGGTGA
- a CDS encoding dTDP-4-dehydrorhamnose 3,5-epimerase family protein, which translates to MRPIQIVTLSPLRDSRGSLTEIFRQEWVNSAIPVQWNCVQSETNVLRGVHVHVKHTVTIPKAQYADASILALSFIAESPVRPVDLGISIDPRLLGVGLVSLRLSAVQLPRRSALIKKCAGWLKSVAY; encoded by the coding sequence ATGCGACCTATACAAATTGTAACACTTTCTCCTTTGCGGGATAGTCGGGGATCGCTTACCGAAATCTTTAGGCAGGAATGGGTGAATAGCGCAATACCTGTACAATGGAACTGTGTTCAATCTGAGACGAACGTCTTACGCGGCGTTCATGTGCATGTGAAGCATACAGTTACCATTCCCAAGGCGCAATACGCGGATGCCAGCATATTGGCATTAAGCTTTATAGCTGAATCACCAGTTCGTCCGGTGGATTTGGGGATTAGTATCGACCCGCGACTACTCGGCGTGGGCCTGGTGTCACTTCGCCTGTCAGCAGTACAACTGCCGAGGCGCAGTGCATTGATTAAAAAATGCGCAGGCTGGTTGAAAAGCGTGGCATATTAG
- the gmd gene encoding GDP-mannose 4,6-dehydratase codes for MPTAIITGITGQDGSYLAELLLAKGYTVHGLIRRASTFHTERIEHLYQDPHDPLARIVLHYGDLSDSSQLTNLFYEVRPDEVYHLGAQSHVRVSFDMPDYTGDITGLGAVRLLEAIRKSGVGCRIYQASSSEMYGDAPAPQNEQSRFQPRSPYAAAKLYAYWMVRNYREGYGLFACNGIMFNHESPRRGETFVTRKITRAVSAILAGRQKTLFLGNLEARRDWGFAPEYVEGMWLMLQQEAPCDLVFGTGETHSVREFVEEAFGYVNLDWREYVAEDPRYLRPTEVPLLLADPSEAKRRLGWEPGITFRDLVRIMMDADLEAAGLPAPGEGKRCLTDGRLAWLRKP; via the coding sequence ATGCCAACCGCGATCATCACCGGAATCACCGGGCAAGACGGCTCGTACCTGGCCGAGCTACTGCTCGCGAAGGGCTACACGGTCCACGGGCTGATCCGGCGGGCCAGTACGTTCCATACGGAGCGGATCGAGCATCTCTACCAGGATCCGCACGACCCTCTAGCCCGCATCGTCCTGCACTATGGCGATCTCTCCGATTCAAGCCAGCTCACGAACCTGTTCTATGAGGTCCGGCCAGATGAGGTCTATCACCTGGGGGCGCAAAGCCATGTGCGAGTGAGCTTCGACATGCCGGACTACACCGGAGACATCACTGGGCTCGGCGCAGTCCGGTTACTGGAGGCGATCCGTAAGAGCGGGGTGGGGTGCCGGATCTACCAGGCCTCTAGCAGTGAGATGTATGGGGACGCCCCCGCGCCCCAGAACGAGCAGAGCCGCTTCCAACCGCGCAGCCCCTACGCGGCCGCCAAGCTCTATGCTTACTGGATGGTACGCAATTACCGCGAAGGATACGGCCTCTTCGCCTGTAACGGCATTATGTTCAACCATGAGTCGCCTCGGCGGGGGGAGACCTTCGTGACACGGAAGATTACGCGAGCCGTGTCCGCCATCCTCGCCGGGCGGCAGAAGACGCTGTTTCTGGGCAACCTCGAGGCTCGACGCGATTGGGGGTTTGCGCCGGAGTACGTCGAGGGGATGTGGCTGATGCTCCAGCAGGAAGCACCGTGTGACCTGGTCTTCGGGACAGGGGAGACCCATTCGGTGCGAGAGTTCGTGGAGGAGGCGTTCGGCTATGTCAACCTGGACTGGCGGGAGTATGTGGCGGAGGACCCGCGCTACTTACGCCCGACCGAGGTCCCGCTCCTGCTGGCCGATCCCTCCGAGGCCAAGCGGCGGCTCGGATGGGAGCCCGGGATCACGTTCCGGGATCTGGTCCGAATCATGATGGACGCCGACCTGGAGGCCGCAGGTCTGCCCGCACCAGGGGAGGGGAAGCGGTGCCTTACCGATGGTCGGTTGGCGTGGCTCAGGAAGCCGTGA
- a CDS encoding DUF5615 family PIN-like protein translates to MTIRLYLDEDSMRQALVQALRARGVDMITALEADMIERADEEHLDYATAQGRVLYSFNVGDFYYLHTAFMGCGKSHAGMILVRQQRYSVGEQMRHILKLITANSAEEMRNHVEFLSTWD, encoded by the coding sequence ATGACGATTCGCCTCTACCTCGATGAGGACTCCATGCGACAAGCGCTGGTTCAGGCTCTGCGGGCTCGCGGCGTAGACATGATTACCGCCCTTGAGGCGGACATGATAGAACGCGCGGATGAGGAGCACCTGGATTATGCGACAGCCCAGGGGCGCGTTTTGTATAGTTTCAACGTGGGAGATTTCTATTATCTGCATACCGCCTTTATGGGGTGCGGGAAATCACACGCAGGCATGATCCTTGTACGGCAACAGCGCTACTCCGTGGGTGAGCAGATGCGCCATATTCTGAAGCTGATTACCGCCAACTCGGCAGAGGAAATGAGGAATCATGTGGAATTTCTCAGTACTTGGGACTGA
- a CDS encoding transposase produces the protein MARKPRVYFPGALYHVICRGNQGQPIFSDDADRGRYLELLQETRLRYDFRLYAYVLMGNHVHHLIEVGPTSLSAFLHTLLFRDTRDWTQRYRDVGHLFHGRHHAILCEKDSYYSEHTIACLPPLAKGGKGGFERSGKPPQSPFAKGGSCWR, from the coding sequence ATGGCACGAAAACCGCGAGTTTATTTTCCAGGCGCTCTTTATCATGTGATCTGCCGTGGCAATCAAGGCCAACCGATCTTTTCGGATGACGCCGACCGAGGGCGATATCTGGAGTTGCTTCAAGAGACCCGACTGCGGTATGACTTTCGCCTGTATGCCTATGTTCTGATGGGCAATCACGTCCACCACCTGATCGAAGTCGGTCCAACCTCGTTGTCCGCCTTCCTGCACACTCTTCTCTTCCGTGACACGCGGGACTGGACCCAGCGATACCGGGATGTGGGACATCTGTTCCACGGCCGGCATCACGCAATCCTCTGCGAGAAGGACAGCTATTACTCAGAGCATACAATAGCGTGCCTCCCCCCTTTAGCAAAGGGGGGTAAGGGGGGTTTTGAACGATCTGGAAAACCCCCTCAATCCCCCTTTGCTAAAGGGGGAAGTTGCTGGAGGTGA